Proteins from a single region of Halalkalibaculum roseum:
- the pseB gene encoding UDP-N-acetylglucosamine 4,6-dehydratase (inverting), which translates to MNLEDKSLLITGGTGSLGKALTKHILSLTPTVRRLVIFSRDEQKQFQMAQEFPKEEFPQTRFFIGDVRDADRLKRALKGIDYVIHAAALKHVPIAEYNPMECVKTNVLGAENLINACLETDVEKVVALSTDKAAAPINLYGATKLTSDKLFIAANNIKGWNPITFSVVRYGNVMGSNGSVIPFFLKKREKGVLPITDPEMTRFNITLQGGVDMVLYALEHAWGGELFVPKISSYKITDVAEAIGPKCEKPVVGIRPGEKIHEEMITTSDSYNTYDLGDYYVILPHSPRFKMEDFIEHFGAEKVEPGFCYNSGENSEWETIDSLRKLIKEHVDPTFSVDGEQASEVGK; encoded by the coding sequence ATGAATCTTGAAGATAAATCTTTATTAATTACGGGAGGCACCGGATCGCTGGGTAAAGCCCTTACCAAGCACATTCTTAGTCTTACACCCACGGTAAGACGACTCGTCATTTTTTCCAGGGATGAACAGAAACAATTTCAAATGGCTCAGGAATTTCCCAAAGAAGAATTTCCACAAACCAGATTTTTTATTGGGGATGTTCGTGACGCGGATCGTTTGAAGAGAGCCTTGAAAGGAATTGATTATGTGATTCATGCGGCGGCCTTAAAACATGTACCGATTGCCGAATATAATCCTATGGAATGTGTCAAGACCAACGTACTTGGTGCAGAAAACCTGATTAATGCCTGCCTGGAAACCGACGTAGAGAAAGTGGTCGCGCTTTCAACGGATAAGGCAGCTGCTCCAATCAATTTATATGGTGCTACAAAGTTGACCTCAGACAAGCTGTTTATAGCTGCCAATAATATTAAAGGTTGGAATCCCATTACATTCTCAGTAGTGCGATACGGAAACGTAATGGGATCAAACGGTTCGGTTATACCTTTCTTTTTAAAGAAAAGAGAAAAAGGAGTGCTACCCATTACCGACCCGGAAATGACGAGATTCAATATCACGTTACAGGGTGGGGTAGATATGGTTTTGTATGCTCTTGAACATGCCTGGGGGGGGGAATTATTCGTACCGAAGATTTCTTCTTATAAAATTACCGATGTGGCGGAAGCCATTGGTCCAAAATGTGAAAAGCCGGTTGTTGGCATCAGGCCCGGTGAAAAGATTCATGAAGAAATGATTACAACTTCCGATTCCTATAATACCTACGATCTGGGTGATTATTATGTAATTCTGCCTCATTCGCCCCGTTTTAAAATGGAAGATTTTATTGAACACTTTGGTGCCGAAAAGGTTGAACCCGGATTTTGCTATAACTCCGGCGAAAATTCAGAATGGGAAACCATAGATTCCTTGAGAAAGCTCATAAAAGAACACGTCGATCCAACTTTCTCAGTGGATGGGGAACAGGCTTCTGAAGTAGGGAAATAA
- a CDS encoding glycosyltransferase family 2 protein: MKFKNTKKNENEPFVSIVTPVYNGEKYLTQCIESVLEQTYQNWEYVIVNNCSTDRSLEIAEKYAERDDRIRIHNNKQHLEVLKNLNHAFRQISPESKYCKVIHADDLLFPECVSRMVALSEEYPSVGLVSSYRLVNDIVGPSGLPYPSHKISGKEICRRFLLHEEYYFGAPSTLLIRSDLIIKREKVYDETILQGDVSACLDILKESDFGFVHQVLSYTRRHKDSVTETKAKKYSRFMLGYLKTHLDYAPYFLTEEEMEKRIPERINIFYVQFARNILSGKSIEAYYRHKNDLESLGIPVKHLKLLEHILKEIIKLPIKNLVESNEGFNK, encoded by the coding sequence TTGAAGTTTAAGAATACTAAAAAGAATGAAAACGAGCCCTTTGTAAGTATTGTGACACCTGTTTATAATGGTGAAAAATATCTTACTCAGTGCATTGAAAGTGTGCTTGAACAAACGTATCAGAATTGGGAATATGTAATTGTAAACAATTGCAGTACTGACCGATCGCTTGAAATTGCAGAGAAGTATGCCGAAAGGGATGATAGAATTAGGATTCATAATAATAAACAGCACCTGGAAGTATTAAAAAATCTCAACCATGCATTTCGACAGATCTCGCCGGAAAGTAAATATTGTAAAGTTATTCATGCGGATGACCTGCTTTTCCCCGAGTGTGTGTCACGTATGGTAGCACTTTCGGAAGAATATCCGAGTGTGGGGTTGGTTAGTTCTTACCGATTGGTCAACGATATAGTTGGGCCCAGTGGATTACCTTATCCTAGTCATAAAATATCAGGCAAAGAAATTTGCAGAAGATTTTTGTTACATGAGGAGTACTATTTTGGTGCACCCTCCACATTATTGATACGGTCCGATTTGATTATAAAGAGAGAAAAAGTATATGATGAAACAATACTCCAAGGGGATGTTTCTGCTTGTCTGGATATCTTGAAAGAATCTGATTTTGGTTTTGTTCATCAGGTTTTATCATATACGCGCCGGCATAAAGATTCGGTAACAGAAACAAAAGCAAAAAAATATTCGAGATTTATGCTCGGATATTTAAAAACCCATCTTGACTATGCGCCGTACTTTCTAACTGAAGAAGAAATGGAAAAGAGAATTCCTGAAAGGATAAACATCTTTTATGTTCAATTTGCCAGAAATATTCTTTCGGGAAAATCAATTGAAGCTTACTACAGACACAAAAATGATCTTGAATCGCTTGGTATACCCGTCAAACATCTAAAATTACTGGAACATATTCTGAAGGAGATAATAAAGTTGCCGATAAAAAATCTGGTTGAATCTAATGAAGGGTTTAATAAATAA
- a CDS encoding PIG-L deacetylase family protein, which produces MQSLTFLDAKNEGLKILCLGAHCDDIEIGCGGTLLKFIEEYEIDLVNWVVFTSNKTRKKEALSSVGQFMGAVNKVETQILDFKDGYLPSEWDTVKDVFESIKDSFDPDIIFTHYRSDLHQDHKLINKFTWNTFRNHLILEYEIPKYDGDIGNPNLFVPLKEEYIEKKKEILVTCFKSQLKKQWFDDSLLWSLPRLRGVQCASKTNYAEAFYCRKLIM; this is translated from the coding sequence ATGCAGAGTCTTACATTTTTGGATGCTAAGAATGAGGGACTGAAAATCCTTTGTTTAGGAGCTCATTGTGATGATATAGAAATTGGGTGTGGGGGAACTCTTTTAAAATTTATAGAAGAATATGAGATAGACCTAGTAAATTGGGTTGTATTTACTTCCAATAAAACACGAAAGAAGGAGGCCCTTTCCAGTGTGGGTCAATTTATGGGTGCTGTAAATAAAGTTGAAACACAAATACTTGATTTCAAAGACGGTTATTTACCTTCAGAATGGGATACAGTAAAGGATGTTTTTGAAAGTATTAAGGATTCCTTTGACCCCGATATTATATTTACCCATTATAGAAGTGACCTCCATCAGGATCATAAGCTTATTAATAAATTTACCTGGAATACCTTTCGCAATCACCTGATACTTGAATATGAGATCCCTAAATATGATGGTGACATTGGTAACCCCAATCTATTTGTTCCTCTTAAAGAAGAGTATATAGAGAAAAAAAAAGAAATTTTGGTTACCTGTTTTAAAAGCCAGCTCAAAAAGCAGTGGTTTGACGATTCATTGTTATGGTCTTTACCAAGATTAAGAGGGGTACAATGTGCATCTAAAACAAATTATGCTGAAGCATTTTACTGCAGAAAATTGATCATGTGA
- the rfbB gene encoding dTDP-glucose 4,6-dehydratase — protein MGQIQKIIVTGGAGFIGSALVRMIINETNHKVLNVDKLTYAGHLESLESVADSDRYQFEQVDICDGEIINRIVNDYQPDAIMHLAAESHVDRSIDGSAEFIKTNINGTHALLEEVKNYWQDLEDERKDNFRFLHVSTDEVYGELGKEGFFTEETPYDPRSPYSSSKASSDHLVRAWYHTYGLPTMITNCSNNYGPYQFPEKLIPVVILKALQRNEIPVYGTGENVRDWLYVDDHVRALLKVVQEGLPGETYNIGGHNEKQNIEVVHTICSILDELVPKDSGESYRRQISFVTDRPGHDFRYAIDASKIERELGWTPEETFESGIKKTIQWYLDNNDWCETVMENNFTL, from the coding sequence ATGGGACAAATACAAAAAATCATTGTAACAGGCGGGGCAGGATTTATCGGTTCGGCTTTAGTCCGGATGATCATCAATGAAACGAATCATAAAGTTTTGAATGTTGACAAGCTTACTTATGCCGGACATTTAGAATCCTTGGAATCTGTCGCTGATTCTGACCGCTACCAATTTGAGCAGGTTGATATTTGTGATGGTGAAATCATTAATCGGATAGTCAATGACTATCAGCCGGATGCCATTATGCATCTTGCAGCAGAATCTCATGTAGATCGCTCTATTGATGGTTCTGCTGAATTCATTAAAACCAATATTAATGGGACGCATGCGCTATTAGAGGAAGTCAAGAATTACTGGCAGGATTTAGAGGATGAGCGAAAAGACAACTTTCGATTCCTTCATGTTTCTACGGATGAGGTATATGGTGAATTGGGAAAAGAGGGTTTTTTCACCGAAGAAACGCCTTATGATCCTCGTTCACCCTACTCATCGAGTAAAGCTTCTTCCGACCATTTGGTAAGAGCATGGTATCATACTTATGGTTTACCAACCATGATCACCAACTGTTCCAACAACTACGGCCCCTACCAATTTCCTGAAAAACTAATTCCTGTTGTAATTTTAAAAGCCCTGCAGAGAAATGAAATTCCTGTTTATGGAACCGGCGAAAATGTACGTGATTGGCTCTATGTAGATGATCACGTCCGGGCATTACTAAAGGTAGTACAAGAAGGCCTACCCGGTGAGACTTACAATATCGGTGGTCACAACGAAAAGCAAAACATTGAGGTAGTTCACACTATCTGCTCCATACTGGATGAATTGGTACCAAAAGATTCAGGAGAAAGTTACAGAAGGCAAATTTCATTTGTCACCGACCGACCCGGACACGATTTCCGCTACGCTATTGATGCCTCCAAAATTGAAAGAGAATTAGGATGGACACCCGAAGAAACCTTTGAAAGTGGAATCAAAAAAACCATTCAGTGGTACCTGGATAATAATGATTGGTGTGAAACTGTGATGGAGAATAACTTTACACTATAA